A portion of the Nomia melanderi isolate GNS246 chromosome 2, iyNomMela1, whole genome shotgun sequence genome contains these proteins:
- the Galphai gene encoding G protein alpha i subunit isoform X2, which translates to MKIIHETGYNKEECEQYKPVVYSNTIQSLMAIIRAMGQLRIDFVDPNKADIARQFFTLASAAEEGELTGELVLLMKRLWQDPGVQLCYTRSREYKINDSAAYYLNALDRIAQPNYIPTQQDVLRTRVKTTGIVETHFSFKGLHFKMFDVGGQRSERKKWIHCFEGVTAIIFCVALSGYDLVLAEDEEMNRMIESMKLFDSICNSKWFVETSIILFLNKKDLFEEKITRSPLTICFPEYKGANTYEECASYIQMKFENLNKRKDQKQIYTHFTCATDTTNIQFVFDAVTDVIIKNNLSNCGLLS; encoded by the exons atgaaaattattcatgaGACCGGCTATAACAAGGAGGAATGCGAACAGTATAAGCCTGTAGTATACAGTAACACAATTCAGAGTCTAATGGCAATAATTAGAGCCATGGGACAGCTTAGAATCGATTTTGTGGACCCTAATAAAGCG GACATAGCACGCCAATTTTTTACTCTAGCTTCTGCAGCGGAAGAAGGTGAACTTACCGGGGAGCTGGTGCTGTTAATGAAACGGTTGTGGCAAGACCCAGGGGTACAGCTTTGCTATACGCGTAGCAGAGAATACAAGATCAACGATTCTGCAGCGTATTATCTTAATGCCTTAGATCGCATAGCTCAACCTAATTACATTCCAACTCAGCAAGATGTTCTCAGAACACGCGTGAAAACCACTGGAATAGTGGAAACGCATTTTTCTTTTAAGGGCCTACATTTCAA AATGTTCGACGTTGGCGGCCAGCGGTCAGAAAGAAAAAAGTGGATACACTGTTTCGAAGGTGTTACTGCCATTATCTTCTGCGTCGCTCTGAGCGGGTACGACTTGGTCCTCGCAGAAGATGAAGAGATGAATAGAATGATAGAATCAATGAAATTGTTTGATTCTATTTGCAATAGTAAATGGTTCGTTGAAACATCGATCATTTTATTCTTAAACAAGAAAGATCTTTTCGAGGAAAAGATCACAAGGAGTCctttgactatttgtttcccAGAGTATAAAGGTGCAAATACGTATGAAGAATGTGCTTCCTATATTCAAATGAAGTTCGAGAATTTGAATAAAAGGAAAGATCAGAAACAAATTTACACGCACTTCACTTGTGCTACCGACACGactaatattcaatttgtgttCGATGCTGTAACTGACGTcataatcaaaaataatttaagcaATTGTGGCTTACTAAGTTAA
- the Galphai gene encoding G protein alpha i subunit isoform X1, with translation MGCAVSTTGEKEAAERSKKIDKDLRADGERASSEVKLLLLGAGESGKSTVVKQMKIIHETGYNKEECEQYKPVVYSNTIQSLMAIIRAMGQLRIDFVDPNKADIARQFFTLASAAEEGELTGELVLLMKRLWQDPGVQLCYTRSREYKINDSAAYYLNALDRIAQPNYIPTQQDVLRTRVKTTGIVETHFSFKGLHFKMFDVGGQRSERKKWIHCFEGVTAIIFCVALSGYDLVLAEDEEMNRMIESMKLFDSICNSKWFVETSIILFLNKKDLFEEKITRSPLTICFPEYKGANTYEECASYIQMKFENLNKRKDQKQIYTHFTCATDTTNIQFVFDAVTDVIIKNNLSNCGLLS, from the exons ATGGGCTGCGCGGTGAGCACCACCGGCGAGAAAGAAGCCGCGGAAAGATCGAAGAAGATCGACAAGGATCTCAGAGCGGATGGCGAACGAGCCTCCAGCGAGGTCAAACTTCTGCTGCTCG GAGCGGGGGAGTCAGGAAAGTCCACTGtagtaaaacaaatgaaaattattcatgaGACCGGCTATAACAAGGAGGAATGCGAACAGTATAAGCCTGTAGTATACAGTAACACAATTCAGAGTCTAATGGCAATAATTAGAGCCATGGGACAGCTTAGAATCGATTTTGTGGACCCTAATAAAGCG GACATAGCACGCCAATTTTTTACTCTAGCTTCTGCAGCGGAAGAAGGTGAACTTACCGGGGAGCTGGTGCTGTTAATGAAACGGTTGTGGCAAGACCCAGGGGTACAGCTTTGCTATACGCGTAGCAGAGAATACAAGATCAACGATTCTGCAGCGTATTATCTTAATGCCTTAGATCGCATAGCTCAACCTAATTACATTCCAACTCAGCAAGATGTTCTCAGAACACGCGTGAAAACCACTGGAATAGTGGAAACGCATTTTTCTTTTAAGGGCCTACATTTCAA AATGTTCGACGTTGGCGGCCAGCGGTCAGAAAGAAAAAAGTGGATACACTGTTTCGAAGGTGTTACTGCCATTATCTTCTGCGTCGCTCTGAGCGGGTACGACTTGGTCCTCGCAGAAGATGAAGAGATGAATAGAATGATAGAATCAATGAAATTGTTTGATTCTATTTGCAATAGTAAATGGTTCGTTGAAACATCGATCATTTTATTCTTAAACAAGAAAGATCTTTTCGAGGAAAAGATCACAAGGAGTCctttgactatttgtttcccAGAGTATAAAGGTGCAAATACGTATGAAGAATGTGCTTCCTATATTCAAATGAAGTTCGAGAATTTGAATAAAAGGAAAGATCAGAAACAAATTTACACGCACTTCACTTGTGCTACCGACACGactaatattcaatttgtgttCGATGCTGTAACTGACGTcataatcaaaaataatttaagcaATTGTGGCTTACTAAGTTAA